TCTTGCAAGTTCCTGCTCACTGTTGATAGTATCTGCATGGATGATCCTTTCTGCACTGACTGGTCCAATCCCTGGTACCATGAGCAGTTCATGCCGATTTGCACTGTTTATATCAACAGGATACATGTCAGGATTGGCAGCTGCAAGAAGTATTTTTGGGTCATCATCAGTTAGATTTCCGATGTCATCGAATATGGGATCAAAATCCCGTGCTTTGAGGCCATAGTCCTTGAGAAGATAGGAAGCCTGATAGAGACGTGTTTCTTTCCATCTGGGTGAGGATGGTTCCTTTTCAAGAGGAGTACCCGGAACAGGATCAAAACTCATAAAGTAAGGTCTTCTCAGACCATATCTGTTCATAAACCTGTTAACGGTCTGTATCATATTGCGATCAGACTCATTTAGAAGACCTACCACAAACTGGGTATCATTTGCGCCTATGATTCTGGTATCATTATGTTCACAACGTCTTCTGCGTACCATATCATGTATCCACCTGAGGCGCATGAGAACATCATTCTGATAATCAAAGTTTGGGCATATATGGGAATAATTGACTGAGCTGGTAGTCTCGGCGTTTATTCCGAATTTGTTTGCATACTCTGAGATGGTCTCGAGAAGATGTTTCGGGGTACCAGGCATGAGCCGCACATGTATGTATCCATTAAATCCCTGTTCTCTGAGAAGTGTTACTACCTCAAGCTGGCGATATGCGGTATTCTCAGGATCACCAATTATTCCTGAAGAAAGAAATAATCCTTCAATGGTGTTTTTTCTGTAGAATGACCAGGTAATTTTAGCAATTTCCTCAGGTGAGAGTGAAGCTCTTGCAGTATCTCTCATACTTCGGTTTGGACAGTACAGGCATTCTCCTGAACAGTGGTTTGTAAGAAGTGTTTTGTATAGCTGTATGCACCGTCCATCCGGTCCAAAGGCGTGGCATACTGCGGTCTGGTTACAGCTATCATATTTTGTTCCGGCTGATAGCAACCTGATCCTTTCCTGGAGTGTTCGATGAAAACCAGATGTATGGGTGTCACTGGTCATTGAAGACTATTTTGGACAGGATAATATAAGTCCATGATCCAGGCAGGGTGAAAGTATTATTCCTTAATAGATATCACAAGTCTTTTTTTGGTAACTGCCTCCAGTTTTTTCCAGTCTATAGTTGCATCCTTTTCAAGTACGAACTCTTCTGCGGTCTTGTCAGATAGTTTTCCATCAACTTCAAATACGTACAATCCTTCTTCTCCGTCAGATGATACTATCAGGTCTCTATCCCCCACCTTTTTTACCTCCAGAGCTGACACCATTTTAAGAGCATCCAGAAGCTTTGTACCCTTATCAATCTCAACCATCTCTGTGGGTGCAAAGGAGTCAAGTGCTGTATGTATGTTCTCTGCCCTGATCTTAAGTATATGTGATTTCCCAAATATTCTGCGTTCTACCAGATCAGCCTCTTCCAGGACCT
Above is a genomic segment from Methanosalsum zhilinae DSM 4017 containing:
- a CDS encoding ArsR/SmtB family transcription factor encodes the protein MTLKGNKVFKAIGSSTRINMLQLLSENEMHISGLARELNISVPVAAKHVKVLEEADLVERRIFGKSHILKIRAENIHTALDSFAPTEMVEIDKGTKLLDALKMVSALEVKKVGDRDLIVSSDGEEGLYVFEVDGKLSDKTAEEFVLEKDATIDWKKLEAVTKKRLVISIKE
- a CDS encoding radical SAM protein, whose translation is MTSDTHTSGFHRTLQERIRLLSAGTKYDSCNQTAVCHAFGPDGRCIQLYKTLLTNHCSGECLYCPNRSMRDTARASLSPEEIAKITWSFYRKNTIEGLFLSSGIIGDPENTAYRQLEVVTLLREQGFNGYIHVRLMPGTPKHLLETISEYANKFGINAETTSSVNYSHICPNFDYQNDVLMRLRWIHDMVRRRRCEHNDTRIIGANDTQFVVGLLNESDRNMIQTVNRFMNRYGLRRPYFMSFDPVPGTPLEKEPSSPRWKETRLYQASYLLKDYGLKARDFDPIFDDIGNLTDDDPKILLAAANPDMYPVDINSANRHELLMVPGIGPVSAERIIHADTINSEQELARLGVAVSRARPYIIIQGKSQTRLDHFWRSGS